A stretch of the Defluviitalea raffinosedens genome encodes the following:
- a CDS encoding class II aldolase/adducin family protein → MAPYCKSHNAVLLANHGALSWGKDVFEAYHRLESLEYYATVLMYTGNIIGKANELSCSQVSELISIREKLGIKTGGIPPCSTIVTNDKDVVSSSNTEDLKVKSNSKPNYPTYIDSNSGCEISIRPKPQSKEEVMEELINKITAKVLESLKG, encoded by the coding sequence ATTGCACCTTATTGCAAAAGCCACAATGCAGTATTGCTTGCGAACCATGGTGCTTTATCATGGGGAAAAGATGTATTTGAAGCATATCATAGACTGGAGTCTTTAGAATATTATGCGACAGTACTGATGTATACAGGAAACATTATTGGGAAGGCAAATGAATTAAGCTGCAGTCAAGTAAGTGAGCTCATTTCCATAAGAGAAAAGCTGGGAATTAAAACAGGAGGAATTCCACCTTGCTCAACAATTGTAACGAATGACAAAGACGTAGTATCGTCTTCAAATACGGAAGATCTGAAAGTAAAGAGCAATTCAAAACCCAATTATCCTACATATATTGACTCCAATTCCGGCTGTGAAATTTCGATCAGGCCTAAACCACAATCCAAAGAAGAAGTTATGGAAGAGCTTATAAACAAGATCACTGCTAAGGTTTTAGAAAGTTTAAAGGGGTGA
- a CDS encoding aldehyde dehydrogenase family protein: MEIQQKDIELIVQQVLKNVLAHQPVQEEPEIKTYQPTKTPAMVSSPSSQVWSKGEYGVFDRIEDAIDAAYEAQKIYIKNFQLKDRERLISKIREVAKANVETLAKMTREETNIGRYEDKVLKNLLVIEKTPGTECLETKAVSGDDGLTIIEQAPFGLIGAITPVTNPTETIINNVISMIAGGNTVVFNVHPSAKKSCAFCLQMINKAIEEAGGPSNLATMVKEPTMDTVKALCESEKVRLLVGTGGTQMVKALLKSGKKVIGAGAGNPPVIVDATADIQHAAKEIYKGASFDNNLLCLAEKEVFVDETVASDLIYYMIKEGAFLLNHEQLQKIMDLVLTHEDTPKGRVYHVNKKWVGQDAGKMLEAIGLQDKAHIRLLICEVEHDHPFVMLEQLMPVLPIVKFKTLDEGIEYALLAEHGNRHTASMFSKNVDNLTKFARAVQTTIFVKNACTLAGVGFGGEGHTTMTIAGPTGEGITNAVSFTRQRRCVLAEGGFRII; the protein is encoded by the coding sequence ATGGAAATCCAACAAAAAGATATAGAACTTATTGTTCAGCAAGTTCTAAAAAATGTTTTAGCGCATCAACCGGTGCAGGAAGAACCGGAGATTAAAACTTATCAGCCGACAAAGACACCAGCAATGGTTTCATCTCCATCATCGCAAGTTTGGTCAAAAGGTGAATATGGTGTATTTGATCGAATAGAAGATGCTATAGATGCAGCTTATGAAGCACAAAAAATCTATATTAAAAACTTTCAATTAAAAGACAGAGAACGTCTTATTTCTAAAATAAGGGAAGTTGCCAAAGCCAATGTTGAAACCCTTGCAAAAATGACCAGAGAAGAAACCAATATAGGACGCTATGAGGATAAAGTGTTAAAAAACCTTCTTGTTATTGAAAAAACCCCAGGAACAGAGTGCCTAGAGACAAAGGCTGTTTCCGGAGATGACGGCTTAACAATCATAGAGCAGGCGCCTTTTGGTTTGATCGGAGCGATCACTCCTGTTACCAATCCAACAGAGACAATTATTAATAATGTTATTTCCATGATTGCAGGAGGGAATACGGTTGTCTTTAATGTGCACCCTTCAGCGAAAAAGAGTTGTGCTTTCTGCTTACAAATGATTAACAAGGCAATTGAAGAAGCAGGGGGCCCCAGTAATCTGGCAACGATGGTCAAAGAACCTACTATGGATACAGTCAAAGCTTTGTGTGAAAGTGAAAAAGTAAGATTGCTGGTAGGGACTGGGGGAACCCAGATGGTAAAAGCACTTCTTAAATCAGGGAAAAAAGTAATCGGGGCAGGAGCAGGAAATCCTCCGGTGATTGTAGATGCCACAGCGGATATTCAACATGCAGCTAAAGAGATTTACAAAGGTGCTTCTTTTGATAATAATTTGCTGTGTTTAGCTGAAAAAGAAGTATTTGTAGATGAAACAGTAGCTTCTGACTTAATCTATTACATGATCAAAGAAGGGGCATTCCTTTTGAATCATGAGCAATTACAAAAGATTATGGATCTGGTACTCACCCATGAAGACACACCAAAAGGAAGAGTATATCATGTCAACAAGAAGTGGGTGGGACAGGATGCAGGCAAAATGCTTGAAGCTATAGGGTTACAAGATAAGGCACATATAAGATTGCTGATCTGTGAGGTAGAGCATGACCATCCTTTTGTCATGCTGGAACAACTCATGCCTGTACTGCCTATTGTTAAATTTAAGACCCTGGATGAAGGTATAGAATATGCGTTATTGGCAGAGCACGGGAATAGACATACAGCGTCTATGTTTTCAAAGAATGTAGACAATCTTACAAAGTTTGCAAGAGCAGTTCAGACAACAATTTTTGTAAAGAATGCATGTACTCTTGCAGGAGTTGGCTTTGGAGGAGAAGGTCATACGACGATGACGATTGCAGGGCCAACCGGTGAGGGTATTACCAATGCAGTATCATTTACAAGACAAAGGAGATGTGTTCTGGCAGAAGGCGGCTTTAGAATCATATAG
- a CDS encoding BMC domain-containing protein codes for MAIGFLEVAGYAVALYAMNKACKAVDIEILGIDTINSKDSSAHIPLTVQVKFQGSISDVKIAAEVAREAALQFNNEKEVITSVIENPYEGTKKLAKISKVKF; via the coding sequence ATGGCAATAGGTTTTTTAGAAGTAGCAGGGTATGCAGTTGCCTTATATGCGATGAATAAAGCGTGTAAAGCGGTCGATATCGAAATTCTGGGGATTGACACGATCAATTCAAAGGATTCCAGTGCCCATATACCTCTTACGGTTCAGGTAAAGTTTCAGGGAAGTATTTCTGATGTAAAGATTGCAGCAGAGGTAGCCAGAGAAGCTGCACTGCAATTTAATAACGAAAAAGAAGTGATTACCAGTGTTATAGAAAACCCTTATGAAGGGACGAAAAAACTGGCAAAAATTTCGAAGGTAAAATTTTAA
- a CDS encoding BMC domain-containing protein, whose translation MSAIGLIETRGLTASIEAADAMLKAAGVELVGTEKIGSGLVTVIVKGEVGAVKAAVEAGEAAAARLGELVAVHVIARPHDDVAKILPNLK comes from the coding sequence ATGTCAGCAATAGGATTAATTGAAACAAGAGGATTAACAGCATCTATTGAAGCAGCAGATGCTATGCTTAAGGCGGCGGGAGTTGAATTGGTAGGAACAGAAAAAATAGGTTCAGGATTGGTTACAGTTATAGTAAAAGGTGAAGTAGGTGCAGTTAAAGCTGCTGTAGAAGCAGGAGAAGCTGCGGCAGCAAGGCTTGGAGAACTAGTAGCAGTTCACGTAATTGCAAGACCACATGATGATGTTGCTAAAATTCTTCCAAATTTAAAGTAA
- a CDS encoding BMC domain-containing protein, producing the protein MAKYNFSAIGIVEISFYVNALTVLDEMLKTAEVHLIHWEKKLGGRLVTIIVGGDTSAVQSAIDVAKSMGQVVGEKNIKVAITIPSPHPEIIKLIYKEREKRYGENQGEIKQEEEERQNCLQENNDKAIETEVRQKRMDQEKESNVETIEEKPKKRSRRKKDEGNRNDRN; encoded by the coding sequence ATGGCTAAATATAATTTTAGTGCAATAGGGATAGTCGAGATCAGCTTTTATGTCAATGCACTTACTGTATTGGATGAAATGTTAAAAACTGCAGAAGTACATCTCATACATTGGGAAAAAAAACTTGGTGGAAGATTGGTAACCATAATCGTTGGAGGCGATACTTCTGCGGTTCAATCTGCTATTGATGTAGCAAAATCCATGGGGCAAGTGGTAGGAGAAAAAAATATTAAAGTAGCAATTACGATTCCAAGCCCTCATCCAGAAATAATTAAACTTATTTATAAAGAGAGAGAAAAAAGATACGGGGAAAATCAAGGTGAAATAAAACAAGAGGAAGAAGAACGACAAAATTGCTTACAAGAAAATAATGATAAAGCAATAGAGACAGAAGTAAGACAGAAAAGAATGGATCAAGAAAAAGAATCGAATGTTGAAACAATAGAAGAAAAACCCAAAAAGAGATCAAGGAGGAAAAAAGATGAAGGCAATAGGAATGATCGAAACTAG
- a CDS encoding BMC domain-containing protein, whose product MKAIGMIETRGFVAAIEAGDAMLKAAEVKLIGTEKIGSGLVTVIVQGDVGAVKAATESGAEAASRLGEVVAVHVIPRPHSDVSNILLPSAE is encoded by the coding sequence ATGAAGGCAATAGGAATGATCGAAACTAGAGGATTTGTGGCGGCAATTGAAGCGGGAGATGCTATGTTAAAGGCAGCAGAAGTAAAATTAATTGGAACAGAAAAAATAGGTTCAGGCTTGGTAACTGTTATTGTTCAGGGAGATGTTGGAGCAGTTAAAGCTGCAACAGAAAGTGGTGCAGAAGCAGCGTCAAGACTTGGAGAAGTAGTGGCTGTTCATGTTATTCCAAGACCACATTCAGATGTTTCAAATATTTTATTACCTTCCGCAGAGTAG